The proteins below come from a single Candidatus Krumholzibacteriia bacterium genomic window:
- the crcB gene encoding fluoride efflux transporter CrcB has protein sequence MALPVAIAVAGALGALCRWGLTAAVQRVLPGVFPWGTFVVNVIGCFLLGWLSTLLVDRLDWNLAVRTAVLSGFLGAFTTFSTFSFDTLELVRTGHVTKATLNVMLSVGIGLFAVWIGVRAAGRAL, from the coding sequence TTGGCGCTGCCCGTGGCCATCGCCGTCGCCGGCGCCCTCGGCGCCCTGTGCCGCTGGGGGTTGACCGCCGCCGTCCAGCGCGTCCTCCCGGGTGTGTTCCCGTGGGGCACCTTCGTCGTCAACGTGATCGGATGTTTCCTGCTGGGTTGGCTGTCGACGCTCCTCGTCGACCGCCTCGACTGGAACCTCGCCGTGCGCACCGCCGTGCTGTCGGGATTCCTGGGCGCCTTCACCACGTTCAGCACCTTCTCCTTCGACACGCTCGAGTTGGTGCGCACCGGGCACGTGACGAAGGCAACCCTGAACGTGATGCTCTCGGTCGGGATCGGGCTGTTCGCGGTGTGGATCGGCGTGCGCGCAGCCGGTCGAGCTCTGTAG
- a CDS encoding metallopeptidase family protein — protein sequence MSSERPPHGGPPAVDEIHRRLEDVWSALDEDELERALHLAEGLHRDHPEVANVGLGLAAARYENGLVRGTLDAAVSSGPLEDPEDDALRRWYLAAAHHYLWQFDDARAILDELVREHADFAEAWYLSAQVCEIEGDEVGARRGYDRAFELEPERFPRPHRFDDAAMRDAVQAARDELPERFQDVLDELAIVIESTPTRELAQSDGIDDPVPPDVLGLFVGANQLEKSVFSPVDHPGIIFLFQRNLERMCVDPETLIEEIRTTLWHELAHYLGFEEDQMADLGLE from the coding sequence ATGTCCAGTGAACGTCCGCCCCACGGTGGACCCCCGGCCGTCGACGAAATCCACCGCCGCCTCGAGGACGTGTGGAGTGCACTCGACGAAGACGAGCTCGAACGAGCCCTGCACCTCGCCGAAGGACTGCACCGCGACCATCCCGAGGTCGCCAACGTGGGACTGGGCCTGGCGGCCGCGCGATACGAGAACGGGCTGGTCCGCGGTACGCTCGACGCGGCCGTGAGCTCGGGACCGCTCGAAGATCCCGAGGACGACGCGCTGCGCCGCTGGTACCTGGCCGCGGCACACCACTACCTGTGGCAGTTCGACGACGCACGCGCGATCCTCGACGAGCTCGTGCGCGAACACGCGGACTTCGCCGAGGCCTGGTACCTGTCGGCCCAGGTGTGCGAGATCGAGGGCGACGAGGTCGGCGCGCGACGCGGATACGACCGGGCCTTCGAACTCGAGCCCGAGCGATTCCCGCGCCCGCACCGCTTCGACGACGCCGCCATGCGCGACGCGGTCCAGGCTGCACGCGACGAGCTGCCCGAGCGCTTCCAGGACGTGCTCGACGAGCTGGCGATCGTGATCGAGTCCACACCCACACGGGAACTCGCTCAGAGCGACGGGATCGACGATCCCGTCCCGCCCGACGTCCTCGGCCTGTTCGTCGGCGCCAACCAACTGGAGAAGAGCGTCTTCTCCCCCGTCGACCACCCGGGGATCATCTTCCTCTTCCAGCGCAACCTCGAGCGCATGTGCGTCGACCCCGAGACACTGATCGAGGAGATCCGCACCACTCTGTGGCACGAACTGGCGCACTACCTGGGGTTCGAGGAAGATCAGATGGCCGATCTCGGCCTGGAGTGA
- the metG gene encoding methionine--tRNA ligase: MSGAKRFERTLVTAALPYANGPIHLGHLAGVYVPADIYVRFLRMRGEEVLFICGTDEHGVPITLTAEREGIDPKTLVDRNYPGIRDSFAGLGVDFDNFSQTSRPIHHETSQAFFLDLHEHDQLEQGTSLQYYSEETGRFYPDRYVEGTCPNCSETARGDQCESCGTQIEPEELIDPHSVTDGSAITLKESTHWFLPMGKLQEWLQPWIEGHSDWKENVLNYCRGWFDRGLGSRAVTRDLYWGVPVPLPDHEGKVLYVWFDAPIGYISATREWAAEQGDPEAWRTWWQDPGTRLVHFIGKDNIVFHALLFPAMLHAHSEDYVVPDNVPANEFLNLEGAKLSTSRGHAVWLPDYLESYPPDSLRYCLARNMPETRDTNFTWDDFAARHNSELADVLGNFVNRALTFTGKYFDQKVPPRAKWTDTDQRALDGILATTRRVEADMRAFRLRAAAEAIFLLSKEANRYFDESEPWATRKNDPDRCATSLYVCCQYVRALCGLWASFLPHTMQTLWDALGTGTSLREDGWPTGGNWLPEGHPVTKPPILFAKFDEDEFASEKDRLAKARRTDTES; this comes from the coding sequence GTGTCCGGAGCGAAACGTTTCGAGCGGACCCTCGTGACCGCCGCCCTTCCCTACGCCAACGGCCCCATCCACCTGGGCCACCTGGCCGGGGTGTACGTTCCCGCCGACATCTACGTCCGCTTCCTGCGCATGCGCGGCGAAGAGGTTCTGTTCATCTGCGGGACCGACGAGCACGGGGTTCCGATCACGCTCACCGCCGAGCGCGAGGGCATCGACCCGAAGACGCTGGTCGACCGCAACTACCCCGGCATCCGCGACAGCTTCGCCGGCCTGGGCGTGGACTTCGACAACTTCAGCCAGACCAGCCGGCCCATCCACCACGAGACCAGCCAGGCCTTCTTCCTCGACCTGCACGAGCACGACCAGCTCGAGCAGGGAACCAGCCTGCAGTACTACAGCGAGGAGACGGGGCGCTTCTATCCCGACCGCTACGTCGAGGGCACGTGCCCGAACTGCAGCGAGACGGCCCGCGGCGACCAGTGCGAGAGCTGCGGCACGCAGATCGAACCCGAGGAACTGATCGATCCCCACAGCGTGACCGACGGCAGCGCGATCACCCTGAAGGAGAGCACGCACTGGTTCCTGCCCATGGGCAAGCTGCAGGAGTGGCTGCAGCCGTGGATCGAGGGGCATTCGGACTGGAAGGAGAACGTGCTCAACTACTGTCGTGGTTGGTTCGACCGCGGGCTCGGTTCACGCGCGGTGACCCGCGACCTCTACTGGGGCGTGCCCGTCCCTCTGCCCGACCACGAGGGCAAGGTGTTGTACGTGTGGTTCGACGCTCCGATCGGCTACATCAGCGCCACCCGCGAGTGGGCGGCCGAGCAGGGAGATCCCGAGGCCTGGCGCACCTGGTGGCAGGATCCGGGCACGCGTCTGGTCCACTTCATCGGCAAGGACAACATCGTCTTCCATGCCCTGTTGTTCCCGGCCATGCTGCACGCGCACAGTGAGGACTACGTGGTTCCCGACAACGTGCCGGCCAACGAGTTCCTGAACCTCGAGGGGGCGAAGCTGTCGACCAGCCGCGGCCACGCCGTGTGGCTGCCCGACTACCTCGAGTCTTATCCGCCCGACAGCCTTCGCTACTGCCTCGCACGCAACATGCCCGAGACCCGCGACACGAACTTCACCTGGGACGACTTCGCCGCGCGCCACAACTCCGAACTGGCCGACGTGCTCGGGAACTTCGTCAACCGGGCCCTGACCTTCACCGGCAAGTACTTCGACCAGAAGGTCCCACCCCGGGCGAAGTGGACCGACACCGACCAGCGCGCACTCGACGGGATCCTCGCGACCACGCGACGAGTCGAGGCCGACATGCGCGCCTTTCGGCTCCGGGCCGCAGCCGAGGCGATCTTCCTGCTGAGCAAGGAGGCGAACCGGTACTTCGACGAGTCCGAACCCTGGGCGACGCGCAAGAACGATCCCGACCGCTGCGCCACCTCGCTGTACGTCTGCTGCCAGTACGTACGAGCACTGTGCGGTCTGTGGGCGTCCTTCCTGCCGCACACCATGCAGACCCTGTGGGACGCCCTGGGAACAGGAACGTCACTTCGCGAGGACGGGTGGCCCACGGGCGGCAACTGGCTACCCGAGGGACATCCGGTGACGAAGCCTCCGATCCTGTTCGCGAAGTTCGACGAGGACGAGTTCGCGTCCGAGAAGGACCGCCTGGCGAAGGCGCGGCGGACCGATACGGAGTCCTGA